The following are encoded in a window of Lactobacillus panisapium genomic DNA:
- a CDS encoding carboxymuconolactone decarboxylase family protein has protein sequence MKKQTAGRDNLGKFAPKFAELNDDVLFGEVWSREEQMSARDRSLITCAALMAQGLYPQLKAHMSMAKTNGVTKEEMVELITHLAFYCGWPKAWSAFDLAKDIYGE, from the coding sequence ATGAAAAAGCAAACAGCAGGTCGTGACAATTTAGGTAAATTTGCTCCTAAATTTGCGGAATTAAATGATGACGTATTATTTGGCGAAGTTTGGTCACGCGAGGAGCAAATGTCGGCTCGTGACCGCAGTTTGATTACGTGTGCTGCCTTAATGGCTCAGGGTTTGTATCCCCAGTTAAAGGCACATATGTCAATGGCAAAAACTAATGGGGTAACCAAAGAAGAAATGGTTGAATTAATTACCCACTTGGCCTTTTATTGTGGTTGGCCTAAGGCCTGGTCAGCTTTTGATTTGGCTAAAGACATTTACGGCGAATAA
- a CDS encoding TetR/AcrR family transcriptional regulator, which translates to MHVLTPAEKLAKKQLIAASASKLFQKHNFNAISMAQIARESGVAKGTLFNYFKTKENIFMYLLLSGYQDYLQEVLKRWQEKPGLTTWNELTTFLTTENHLLIHQKADLLRLNALRGPILEAAADREQTLLGRQKLYQINRDLGRAIASRIPELSVKDASHLFVIQSAIISGLMNMMNLDEFNHDQLPVDFKVFQIDLETEANQLLKFYLQGLQQELED; encoded by the coding sequence ATGCATGTCTTAACGCCAGCAGAAAAACTAGCAAAAAAGCAGCTAATTGCGGCATCTGCAAGCAAGCTGTTCCAAAAACATAACTTTAATGCCATTTCAATGGCGCAAATTGCCCGTGAATCTGGTGTTGCCAAGGGCACACTGTTTAACTACTTCAAGACAAAAGAAAATATCTTCATGTACCTGCTTCTTTCAGGCTACCAAGACTATTTACAAGAAGTTCTCAAGCGCTGGCAAGAAAAGCCCGGATTAACTACATGGAACGAGTTAACCACTTTTTTAACAACTGAAAATCACTTGTTGATTCACCAAAAAGCGGATTTATTGCGGCTAAACGCTCTTCGGGGACCAATTTTAGAAGCAGCTGCTGATCGTGAGCAGACCCTGCTTGGCCGCCAAAAATTGTATCAAATTAACCGCGACCTAGGGCGTGCAATTGCATCCCGAATACCCGAATTATCCGTCAAAGATGCTAGTCACCTTTTTGTCATTCAAAGTGCCATCATTAGTGGCTTGATGAACATGATGAACCTCGATGAATTTAATCACGATCAATTACCGGTCGACTTCAAAGTTTTTCAAATTGATCTGGAAACAGAAGCAAATCAGTTATTAAAGTTTTATTTACAGGGATTGCAACAAGAACTGGAGGATTAA
- a CDS encoding SLAP domain-containing protein, with amino-acid sequence MNKNNLYKKLIVSVSGAALLTVGLGQMPNNVLNNMPVEVSAAKKTKVIGANSAIYRLKGKKMVKTSTVLKVGKKVRVSNKKTVKGKVYYKIGKNQYIKAVNVDGKKRKAAKKTVLYTRKGKVIKNSKIVKGQKVTIYGAAVTIKGKKYYSTRLGYIKASTLAKKKPAVNNEVEKPNENNTTPTDKPDSGNNTASANNSNSTSVPSTGGSSSTGPSVPTIDYVKAAKDQAVEDIKKAQDDAVNLVKSSPLTDNEKNTATKQIDEIVKAALGEQKDGKSGSINDAKTVADVKKAKDEATAKCELVGNQIVSNDLAKQEGDFVTKAVAKMDDGDAKTAAPDKIAKAVKDAKDAITSAKSQADLDKAEADFQNALNDAVPFAKQQEYAIDTINNAVKTAKDEINNDDWMSEDEKNATLSEIDTVVKLALGEKKDGTSGDVHDATTTSDIYTAVNTVLATCRAKQISDSLLKKQQEAAIKEINQAADDAIQAVKDTPASAENKQAAIDRINAIVKNALGEQKDGSTGDIHDAKSGSEVIVIKNKAINACKLEEDKLTSSELVSQVSDFASKSATKMDDGDAKTAAPDKITKAAKTAKDAIASAKSQADLDKAEADFQNALNDAVPFAKQQEYAVDTIKKAAEDAKTAINNNTTLSKDEKDEALSEIDAVVKVALGEKQDGTSGDVHDAKTTSDIYTAVNMVLATCKARQTDSSLKEQKDGAIKEINQAADNAIQAVTDTPASTENKQAAVDRINAIVKNALGEQKDGLTGDIHDAMSEDEINTIKDQVTKACKLEGKKLASSELVSQVSDFASKSVAKMDDGDAKTAAPAKITKAAKTAKDAITSAKSQAELDKAEADFQSALNDAVPFAKQQAYTVDLINNAVKAAKDKIKNDGVLTDSDKEEKLAQIDAVVKAALGDQKDGTSGDVHDATTTNDLLLAQNSVITVCN; translated from the coding sequence CTATAAAATTGGCAAGAATCAATATATCAAGGCTGTAAATGTTGATGGTAAAAAACGCAAAGCAGCTAAGAAGACAGTTTTATACACTCGTAAAGGTAAAGTTATAAAGAACAGCAAGATTGTTAAAGGGCAAAAAGTAACAATTTATGGTGCAGCGGTAACCATCAAGGGTAAGAAGTACTACTCAACTAGGTTAGGTTATATTAAAGCAAGTACTTTGGCTAAGAAGAAACCAGCCGTTAATAATGAGGTTGAAAAGCCAAACGAAAATAATACAACTCCAACTGATAAACCTGATTCAGGTAATAACACAGCTTCAGCTAATAATTCTAATTCAACCAGTGTACCTAGTACTGGTGGCTCAAGCTCAACAGGTCCAAGCGTTCCAACGATAGATTATGTAAAAGCAGCTAAAGATCAAGCTGTCGAAGACATCAAAAAGGCACAAGATGATGCTGTTAACTTAGTTAAGAGTAGTCCATTAACGGATAATGAAAAAAATACTGCCACCAAACAAATTGACGAAATTGTTAAGGCCGCTTTAGGTGAGCAAAAAGATGGTAAGAGTGGCTCAATTAATGATGCTAAAACTGTAGCTGACGTTAAGAAGGCCAAGGATGAAGCGACAGCAAAATGTGAATTAGTTGGAAACCAAATAGTTTCAAATGACTTAGCAAAACAGGAGGGCGATTTTGTAACCAAGGCCGTAGCCAAGATGGATGACGGTGACGCTAAGACGGCAGCACCAGATAAAATTGCTAAAGCTGTAAAAGATGCTAAAGACGCAATTACAAGTGCTAAATCGCAAGCTGATCTTGATAAGGCAGAAGCTGATTTCCAAAATGCCCTTAATGATGCAGTACCATTTGCTAAGCAGCAAGAATATGCTATTGACACAATTAATAATGCGGTCAAAACAGCTAAAGACGAAATTAATAACGATGACTGGATGTCAGAAGATGAAAAGAATGCAACACTTTCTGAAATTGACACTGTTGTTAAATTAGCTTTAGGTGAAAAGAAAGACGGCACTAGTGGTGATGTTCATGATGCCACAACAACGAGTGATATTTATACAGCCGTAAACACTGTCTTAGCTACTTGCAGAGCAAAACAAATTAGTGACTCACTACTAAAGAAACAACAAGAAGCAGCTATCAAAGAAATTAACCAAGCAGCTGATGATGCAATTCAAGCAGTTAAAGACACGCCTGCATCAGCAGAAAATAAACAAGCAGCTATCGATAGAATTAATGCTATTGTTAAGAATGCATTGGGTGAGCAAAAAGATGGCTCAACAGGTGATATCCATGATGCCAAATCTGGAAGTGAAGTTATCGTAATTAAGAATAAGGCTATCAATGCATGTAAATTAGAAGAAGATAAATTGACTTCTAGTGAACTTGTAAGCCAAGTGTCAGACTTTGCTTCTAAATCCGCTACAAAGATGGACGATGGTGATGCTAAGACGGCAGCACCAGATAAAATTACTAAAGCTGCTAAAACAGCTAAAGACGCAATTGCAAGTGCTAAATCGCAAGCTGATCTTGACAAAGCAGAAGCTGATTTCCAAAATGCACTTAACGATGCAGTACCATTTGCTAAGCAGCAAGAATATGCTGTTGATACAATTAAAAAAGCAGCTGAAGACGCTAAGACAGCAATCAATAATAATACTACTCTATCAAAAGATGAAAAGGATGAGGCACTTTCTGAAATTGACGCTGTTGTTAAAGTGGCTTTAGGTGAAAAGCAAGATGGCACTAGCGGTGATGTTCATGATGCCAAAACAACGAGTGACATTTATACAGCCGTAAATATGGTTTTAGCTACTTGCAAAGCACGGCAGACTGATAGTTCATTAAAAGAGCAGAAGGATGGAGCTATTAAGGAAATTAACCAAGCAGCTGACAACGCAATTCAGGCAGTTACTGACACGCCTGCATCAACAGAAAATAAACAAGCAGCTGTTGATAGAATTAATGCTATCGTTAAGAATGCATTGGGCGAACAAAAAGATGGTTTAACTGGTGATATCCATGATGCGATGTCAGAAGATGAAATTAATACCATTAAAGACCAAGTTACTAAGGCATGTAAATTAGAAGGAAAGAAATTAGCTTCGAGTGAATTAGTAAGTCAAGTGTCAGACTTTGCTTCTAAGTCTGTTGCCAAGATGGACGATGGTGACGCTAAGACGGCAGCACCAGCTAAAATTACTAAAGCTGCTAAAACAGCTAAAGATGCAATTACAAGTGCTAAATCGCAAGCAGAGCTTGACAAGGCAGAGGCAGATTTCCAAAGTGCTCTTAACGATGCAGTACCATTTGCTAAGCAACAAGCATATACTGTTGACTTAATTAATAATGCAGTTAAAGCAGCTAAGGATAAAATTAAGAATGACGGGGTGCTAACTGATTCTGATAAGGAAGAGAAACTTGCCCAGATTGATGCAGTAGTTAAGGCAGCTTTAGGTGACCAAAAAGACGGTACTAGCGGTGACGTTCACGATGCTACAACTACAAACGATCTTTTACTAGCTCAAAACTCCGTTATCACTGTATGCAATTAA
- the lepA gene encoding translation elongation factor 4 encodes MKTANIRNFAIIAHIDHGKSTLADRIMEQTETVSERELSAQLLDSMEVEQAHGVTVKSRSVRNFYHGDDGQEYEYNLIDTPGHVDFSYEVSKSLAATDGAILLVDATQGVQAQTIANLRLAVKHKLTIIPVINKIDSASADIAATEAQLRALRPEFKDTEILKISAKTGQNVHQVLEAIYQRIPAPAEGNDQALKALVFDSQYDPYQGIIAEIRLIAGQLQAGQKLLLMNENSTFTAQTVGIYRPNMQAVKTLKTGEVGYLVTGLKDINAIQVGETITDFEHPTQEALPNFQPPQSMVYAGLYPKEGTSYEALKQAISKLALNDAAFHYTPEQSEALDAGFRCGFLGIFHLQIIQERLHDEYNVEVLTTAPNATYHVYLKEPDARKEYLTITNPAKFPDFAKIDYVTESYVKAVITTPNDYLGAVMKLCEQHFGEMVDLDNQQELVTLTYKLPVSEIAYNFFNSLKSITHGYATLDTEFLDFELVDVVKIQIQINYAPVDALDILVPRQNAAQIAHKLVEKLKYTVPRRLYPMPVQAIVENKAIARVDVPPLRKNAAVNGEKRSISKKQQLLRRQSLNKRQAARSDIKLPQSVFDAVLNLDSEN; translated from the coding sequence ATGAAAACTGCAAATATTAGAAACTTTGCGATTATTGCCCATATTGACCACGGTAAATCTACTTTGGCTGATCGCATTATGGAACAAACAGAAACGGTTAGTGAACGTGAACTTAGTGCGCAGCTTTTGGATAGCATGGAAGTTGAACAGGCACATGGAGTAACCGTTAAATCACGCTCTGTCCGCAATTTTTACCATGGTGATGATGGTCAAGAATATGAATACAACCTAATTGATACGCCAGGCCATGTTGATTTTTCCTACGAAGTTTCAAAGAGCTTGGCGGCTACCGATGGTGCAATTTTACTAGTAGATGCAACCCAAGGAGTGCAGGCACAAACGATTGCCAACCTTCGACTGGCTGTTAAACACAAACTCACAATTATTCCCGTCATTAATAAGATCGATAGTGCTTCAGCCGATATTGCAGCTACCGAAGCACAATTGCGGGCACTTCGACCAGAATTTAAAGATACCGAGATCTTAAAAATTTCTGCTAAAACCGGACAAAATGTTCACCAAGTTCTTGAGGCTATTTATCAGCGAATTCCCGCACCAGCTGAAGGCAATGACCAAGCACTAAAAGCTTTAGTTTTTGATTCCCAATACGATCCTTACCAAGGTATTATTGCGGAAATTAGGCTGATTGCGGGTCAGTTGCAAGCGGGACAAAAATTATTGCTGATGAATGAAAATAGCACATTCACTGCCCAGACTGTCGGAATCTATCGTCCTAACATGCAAGCAGTTAAAACCCTAAAAACTGGTGAAGTAGGCTATTTGGTTACTGGACTCAAGGACATCAATGCCATTCAGGTGGGCGAAACCATCACAGACTTTGAGCATCCCACCCAAGAGGCCTTACCTAACTTTCAACCACCACAGTCAATGGTTTATGCGGGGCTTTATCCTAAAGAGGGAACAAGTTATGAAGCACTAAAGCAAGCTATTAGTAAATTAGCTCTTAACGATGCAGCTTTTCATTACACGCCAGAGCAGTCAGAAGCCCTAGATGCGGGATTTCGTTGCGGTTTTTTAGGAATTTTCCATTTACAGATCATCCAAGAACGGTTGCATGATGAATATAATGTTGAGGTCTTGACCACCGCTCCCAACGCTACTTACCACGTTTACCTCAAAGAGCCCGATGCCAGAAAAGAGTATTTAACCATTACAAATCCGGCCAAGTTTCCCGACTTTGCGAAAATTGATTACGTCACTGAGTCTTACGTTAAAGCCGTAATAACAACTCCCAATGACTATTTAGGTGCGGTTATGAAGTTATGTGAACAGCATTTTGGTGAAATGGTGGATTTAGATAATCAACAGGAACTAGTCACACTTACCTATAAGTTGCCTGTTTCCGAAATCGCCTATAACTTTTTCAACAGCCTTAAGTCAATTACGCATGGTTATGCTACCTTGGATACTGAATTTCTTGACTTTGAACTAGTTGACGTAGTCAAAATTCAGATTCAAATCAATTACGCTCCGGTAGATGCATTGGATATCTTGGTTCCACGACAAAATGCTGCCCAAATAGCACATAAACTAGTGGAAAAATTAAAGTACACCGTTCCGCGAAGACTTTACCCAATGCCTGTGCAAGCAATTGTGGAAAACAAAGCAATTGCCAGAGTTGACGTTCCGCCCTTGCGTAAAAATGCAGCAGTTAACGGTGAAAAGCGCAGCATTTCCAAAAAGCAACAACTATTGCGCAGACAAAGTTTGAACAAACGACAAGCAGCCCGCAGTGATATTAAACTTCCTCAAAGCGTATTTGACGCAGTGTTAAATTTAGATTCAGAAAATTAA
- a CDS encoding MucBP domain-containing protein produces MNNKDKVVDWKKAPSLGIILLSLALFCLFAAIPEKVDAAVNSPKVIVQKQSKDKVQKQKKAKLVPVTAGENTAVKDKSTTANEAKQPLSTDDSEIKPQDSAQPFATSFKWHGLSWQYDDNSKTATILGGEAKLVYDPNEYLSSLVSSNTKTIKIAAPLKVSGDTTNLFNFFTNATSIDLSNLDTSQLKSMASLFENCKSLTNITFGNIDTSNVSDMSSMFKNCRALTSLDLSHFNTAQVITMSSMFDSCSSLTSLDLSHFDTAQVRDMSMMFSQDNSLTQLDVSHFNTAQVMTMANMFGYCQKLKTINVNNFNTSNVQDFSGVFVSCYSLTDLDISNFDMSKVMNAQGRYRANMLAGLSNLVTLKLGHKNYLVTANIELPGTWRNVGENGTIDLPQGNKSWSSQDLQDNYDGTKDADTYVRFATLKITYHNQAGKEISPADTIYGRVGTNYSTKAKDIPYYQLDETNIPENSEGTYNGDDINVDYIYLSTAKPVTVKYQDVQGKQIAQDVVLTGEGGTTYTSVAVKIDGYTLKTTPENATGIFTDHEQTVIYIYTKDPVKAGNVIVRYQDEAGHSIHSDIVLTGYINDSYSSTAIPIEGYSLKTAPENSTGQFTNKEQTLIYVYTRNPLSVANVTVHYQDEKGKPVATDVILGGIIGTQYQSYPLVINGYQLKTTPANASGTFTNQKQDVVYVYAKDASANSTAGGQGGGTVIIAAPSTTTGKDNSSDSNDAKIKLPVSKAVMHNSYIYNEKEKRIAGWLGQGTVINTYGTKLINNRKYYVLANNEYVRATNIDGVVRKLRHNAYVFNQAGKKIKLLKRHQACRTYGAAVKRHGKLFYLIGKNRLVKKANF; encoded by the coding sequence ATGAATAATAAAGATAAAGTTGTAGATTGGAAAAAGGCGCCATCCTTAGGAATAATTTTATTAAGTCTAGCTTTGTTCTGCTTATTTGCTGCTATTCCGGAAAAAGTAGACGCTGCTGTAAATTCACCTAAAGTAATAGTGCAAAAACAGTCTAAAGATAAAGTGCAAAAACAGAAAAAAGCTAAGCTGGTCCCGGTGACTGCGGGCGAAAATACGGCCGTAAAGGACAAAAGTACTACCGCTAATGAAGCTAAACAGCCTTTAAGTACTGACGATAGCGAGATTAAGCCGCAAGATAGTGCGCAACCATTTGCTACTAGTTTTAAATGGCATGGTCTTTCCTGGCAATATGATGACAATAGTAAAACGGCCACCATTCTTGGTGGAGAAGCCAAACTTGTTTATGATCCAAATGAATATCTTTCTAGCCTTGTTTCTAGCAACACTAAAACAATTAAAATAGCCGCTCCCTTGAAGGTAAGCGGTGATACTACGAACCTATTTAACTTCTTTACTAATGCAACTAGTATCGATTTAAGCAATTTAGATACTTCTCAGCTGAAATCAATGGCTTCGCTGTTTGAAAATTGTAAGTCGCTAACTAATATTACTTTTGGCAATATAGATACTTCTAATGTAAGTGATATGTCTTCAATGTTTAAAAATTGTCGAGCTTTAACTAGTTTAGACTTAAGTCATTTTAATACTGCTCAAGTAATCACGATGTCTTCAATGTTTGATTCCTGTTCATCTTTAACCAGTTTAGACTTGAGTCATTTTGATACCGCCCAAGTTAGGGATATGTCGATGATGTTTTCACAAGATAACAGTTTAACCCAACTTGACGTAAGCCATTTTAATACTGCCCAGGTAATGACAATGGCTAATATGTTTGGTTATTGTCAAAAATTGAAAACAATTAATGTGAATAATTTTAATACTTCAAACGTTCAAGACTTTTCTGGGGTATTTGTTAGCTGCTATAGTTTAACAGATTTGGACATCAGCAATTTTGATATGAGTAAGGTTATGAACGCTCAAGGCAGATATCGGGCAAATATGCTGGCTGGCTTAAGCAACTTAGTTACGCTAAAGCTAGGTCACAAAAATTATCTTGTAACTGCGAATATTGAATTGCCAGGTACTTGGCGCAATGTCGGCGAAAATGGGACAATAGATCTGCCACAAGGAAATAAGAGTTGGTCATCGCAAGATTTACAGGATAATTATGATGGTACTAAGGATGCAGATACTTATGTCCGTTTTGCCACTTTAAAAATTACCTATCATAACCAAGCAGGCAAAGAAATTTCACCAGCAGACACAATATACGGTCGTGTAGGGACAAATTACAGTACTAAGGCCAAAGACATTCCTTATTATCAATTAGATGAAACAAATATACCAGAAAACAGTGAGGGAACTTATAATGGCGATGATATCAATGTTGACTATATTTATCTCTCTACCGCTAAACCGGTTACCGTTAAATATCAGGATGTCCAAGGAAAACAAATTGCCCAAGACGTAGTCCTGACAGGTGAAGGTGGCACAACATATACTAGTGTAGCTGTTAAAATTGATGGTTATACGCTTAAAACAACGCCAGAAAATGCTACCGGGATATTTACCGATCATGAGCAAACAGTGATTTATATTTATACCAAAGATCCGGTCAAAGCAGGCAATGTGATTGTGCGCTATCAAGATGAAGCTGGTCACTCAATTCACTCCGATATTGTCTTAACGGGTTATATTAATGATTCCTATAGCAGTACCGCAATTCCAATTGAAGGTTATAGTTTAAAAACTGCACCAGAAAATTCCACGGGTCAATTTACTAATAAAGAACAAACTCTTATTTACGTCTATACTAGAAACCCGCTGTCAGTTGCTAACGTAACGGTCCACTATCAAGATGAGAAGGGCAAGCCAGTTGCCACAGATGTCATTTTGGGTGGCATTATCGGAACGCAGTATCAGAGTTATCCGTTGGTCATTAATGGTTACCAGCTCAAGACTACACCGGCTAATGCCTCAGGTACTTTTACGAATCAAAAGCAAGACGTAGTTTATGTTTACGCCAAAGATGCCAGTGCCAATAGTACTGCTGGGGGTCAAGGCGGCGGAACAGTGATCATTGCGGCTCCAAGCACAACCACTGGCAAAGACAATAGCAGTGACTCAAATGATGCCAAAATCAAACTTCCTGTTAGCAAGGCGGTTATGCATAATTCATATATTTATAATGAAAAAGAAAAAAGAATAGCTGGATGGCTGGGACAAGGTACAGTGATTAATACCTATGGAACGAAGCTTATTAATAACCGTAAGTATTATGTGCTGGCTAATAATGAATATGTGAGGGCTACTAATATTGATGGCGTTGTGCGTAAATTACGTCATAATGCTTATGTGTTTAATCAAGCTGGTAAAAAAATCAAACTTTTAAAGCGTCATCAAGCTTGTCGAACTTACGGAGCAGCTGTTAAGAGACATGGCAAATTATTCTATCTTATTGGCAAAAATAGACTTGTTAAAAAGGCCAACTTCTAA
- a CDS encoding MerR family transcriptional regulator, giving the protein MTNEKKYHIGEFSKMVGLSSATLRYYESEGLLVPQRDCQGQRFYTEADRDWLLFLLHLKGTGMTISELKQYIALRAQGDQTIPERLALLKRVQQNAEQQVNELQNNLKVLKHKIAWYEGKQSHQIAASETFAAYLAKIKEKNQNG; this is encoded by the coding sequence ATGACTAATGAAAAAAAGTACCACATCGGTGAATTTAGTAAAATGGTAGGTCTTTCTTCCGCCACCCTTCGGTATTATGAAAGTGAGGGCCTGCTGGTACCGCAGCGTGACTGCCAAGGACAACGCTTTTATACCGAGGCTGATCGGGATTGGCTGCTTTTTTTGTTGCACCTCAAAGGTACGGGCATGACAATTAGTGAATTAAAACAATACATTGCGCTGCGCGCTCAGGGAGATCAAACAATTCCGGAACGTTTAGCTCTATTAAAAAGAGTCCAGCAGAACGCCGAACAGCAGGTTAATGAACTACAAAATAATTTAAAGGTATTAAAGCATAAAATTGCTTGGTACGAGGGCAAGCAAAGTCATCAGATTGCCGCAAGTGAAACCTTTGCGGCATATTTAGCAAAAATAAAGGAGAAGAATCAAAATGGATAA
- a CDS encoding cupin domain-containing protein: protein MDNHEQEVKNGLFALGDKNEAFQKYFIGQSYLQNLVNDPDLNVGVANVSFEPGCRNNWHKHNNGFQILLATAGEGWYQEEGQPARKLHPGDVVVVHDGVKHWHGATKNSWFAHLAITAGTPEWLEPVTDEDYEQLED, encoded by the coding sequence ATGGATAATCATGAGCAAGAAGTTAAAAATGGTCTTTTTGCACTGGGCGACAAGAATGAAGCCTTTCAAAAATACTTCATTGGTCAAAGCTATTTGCAAAATTTGGTGAATGATCCAGACCTTAATGTTGGTGTAGCTAATGTCAGCTTTGAACCAGGGTGTCGCAATAACTGGCACAAGCACAATAACGGTTTTCAAATTTTGTTAGCTACGGCCGGTGAAGGCTGGTATCAAGAAGAAGGCCAGCCGGCCCGCAAATTGCATCCGGGAGATGTTGTGGTTGTTCATGATGGTGTTAAGCATTGGCATGGTGCAACCAAGAATAGTTGGTTTGCACACTTGGCAATAACTGCGGGAACACCAGAATGGCTTGAACCAGTGACAGATGAAGATTATGAACAATTGGAGGATTAA